A region of Methanocorpusculum labreanum Z DNA encodes the following proteins:
- a CDS encoding small multi-drug export protein → MNPDGETGTALLYRILKRIFYLVVPILVYLVLLVVFWFVYPPPTGVFTLPPSTEYLALVGLMGAYLVPPFGKETIVPLALGLGYPIWVIFLGVVGMDIVTATFVSLNFDLLLKVPLIGRWIRWVMRTADKVRVSKPWIEQLSSAGLLLFMYIPLQGSGSITCSVLGRLLGYKPAVSLGLVVIGSILSTLTVAIGASSVIQLWYINPLLGVAAALAILAAILVIAYFWSRFTKRFYRSEGV, encoded by the coding sequence ATGAATCCAGATGGGGAAACCGGAACGGCGCTACTATACCGTATCCTGAAGCGCATCTTCTATCTGGTCGTCCCTATTCTGGTCTATCTTGTTCTGCTCGTTGTTTTCTGGTTCGTCTATCCCCCGCCGACGGGCGTATTTACTCTGCCGCCAAGCACCGAGTATCTCGCCCTTGTCGGTCTCATGGGGGCGTATCTTGTCCCGCCGTTTGGGAAAGAAACGATCGTCCCTCTGGCACTCGGGCTTGGCTATCCGATATGGGTCATCTTCCTTGGCGTTGTCGGGATGGACATCGTTACGGCAACCTTCGTCTCATTAAACTTCGACCTGCTGCTCAAAGTCCCGCTTATCGGCAGATGGATCCGGTGGGTCATGCGGACTGCCGACAAGGTGCGGGTTTCCAAACCATGGATTGAACAGCTTTCAAGCGCCGGCCTGTTGCTCTTCATGTATATCCCGCTGCAGGGATCCGGCTCGATCACCTGTTCGGTTCTTGGCCGGCTGCTTGGTTACAAACCGGCAGTAAGTCTGGGGCTGGTCGTTATCGGGAGTATTCTTTCCACGCTGACGGTCGCAATTGGGGCATCCTCGGTGATCCAGTTATGGTACATTAACCCGCTTCTGGGTGTTGCCGCCGCACTCGCCATTTTAGCGGCGATTTTGGTGATTGCATACTTCTGGAGCAGATTCACGAAGAGGTTTTATCGCTCGGAGGGGGTATGA
- a CDS encoding glutamine synthetase family protein: MNPNDLVQFLKKNPEYFTKDDILRFCEENHVEMVNFRYAGGDGKLKTLNFAVSSKEQLDTILSEGERVDGSKLFSFIEADSSDLYVIPRYGTAFMDPFAEAKTLNILCSYYDGNGHPLASSPEHILRQAEASFKKHTGMEFKCLGELEYYIISKEETFYHRSNRIGYHESGPFCRFCEMRTEAMLMIARAGGKIKYGHAEAGSFTKDGYYYEQHEIEFLLTSPILAVEQILIAKWILRRLSVKYEVEVSFAPKIAIDRSGSGLHIHLLAEKNGTNVLIKEGKLSDTAKRMIVGILDISDAATGFGNTVPTSYLRLVPNQNAPTYICWGEQNRSVVVRVPLGWVDGVDMAADANFGLKRRSEKATRQTLEFRVADGSACIYEMIACLICGAIHGLGMNGALTKADELYASRNIFNEECTSFLKTLRRLPISCTESADALISKRKLLERDDIFPPGVIDDQAAKLRAYNDSCLSERLRRDETLFTECAEQYLHIN, encoded by the coding sequence ATGAACCCAAACGACTTAGTGCAGTTTTTGAAAAAAAATCCTGAGTATTTTACAAAAGATGACATCCTCCGTTTTTGCGAAGAAAACCATGTTGAGATGGTTAACTTCCGCTATGCCGGCGGCGACGGGAAACTCAAAACCCTGAACTTCGCCGTATCGTCAAAAGAGCAGCTTGATACGATCCTCTCCGAAGGCGAACGGGTCGACGGCAGCAAACTTTTCTCTTTTATCGAGGCAGACAGTTCCGATCTCTACGTTATCCCAAGATACGGGACGGCGTTCATGGATCCTTTTGCAGAGGCCAAAACCCTGAACATCCTCTGTTCCTATTACGACGGGAACGGGCATCCGCTTGCCTCCTCGCCGGAACACATCCTTCGCCAGGCAGAAGCATCATTCAAAAAACACACCGGGATGGAGTTCAAATGCCTCGGCGAACTTGAATACTATATCATCTCCAAAGAGGAGACCTTCTATCACCGAAGCAACAGGATCGGGTATCACGAATCGGGCCCCTTCTGCAGATTCTGCGAGATGCGGACCGAAGCCATGCTTATGATCGCCCGTGCCGGCGGGAAGATCAAATACGGCCATGCCGAAGCGGGTTCTTTTACAAAAGACGGCTATTATTACGAGCAGCACGAGATCGAGTTCCTGCTGACAAGCCCGATCCTCGCCGTCGAACAGATCCTCATTGCAAAATGGATTCTCAGAAGACTCAGCGTTAAGTACGAGGTCGAGGTCTCGTTTGCGCCGAAGATCGCCATAGACAGATCGGGTTCCGGTCTGCATATCCACCTCCTTGCTGAGAAAAACGGCACGAACGTACTGATCAAAGAGGGAAAACTTTCCGACACGGCAAAGCGGATGATCGTCGGGATTCTGGACATCAGCGATGCGGCTACCGGATTTGGGAACACCGTTCCTACTTCATATCTGAGACTTGTGCCGAACCAAAACGCACCGACCTACATCTGCTGGGGAGAACAGAACCGATCGGTCGTGGTCCGCGTCCCGCTTGGCTGGGTCGACGGAGTCGATATGGCGGCTGATGCAAACTTCGGCCTTAAGAGAAGATCCGAAAAAGCTACCAGACAGACCCTGGAATTCAGGGTCGCCGACGGTTCGGCCTGCATCTACGAAATGATCGCCTGTTTGATCTGCGGGGCGATCCACGGTCTCGGCATGAACGGTGCCCTCACCAAAGCAGACGAACTCTATGCATCGAGAAATATCTTCAATGAGGAGTGCACGTCGTTCCTTAAAACTCTGCGCCGGCTGCCGATCAGCTGCACAGAATCGGCCGATGCGCTGATTTCCAAACGAAAACTGCTCGAAAGAGACGACATCTTCCCGCCGGGAGTCATCGACGACCAGGCGGCAAAACTGAGAGCGTATAATGACAGTTGTCTTTCTGAAAGACTTCGCAGGGACGAGACCCTCTTCACGGAATGTGCGGAGCAGTATCTCCACATCAACTGA
- a CDS encoding sodium:solute symporter family protein codes for MALAEGSTFITIALIAVYFVVLLGIGVWASKKIKNSEDYMLAGRSLGFWLFTLLIVCSICSGMTLVGTSGFGFASGWPGIWEQIFVPLSAAFCIIFFGSKLNKIGRKSGCMTIVDYFALRYENTRELRTLSAIASIAVSLVYLVGQYTAISIVLIWAFGLEHWQALLIAGVIITAYTVIGGLYAVSWTGLVQGLILIFGVILVAPFILTYAGGLEHINTVLATIDPNLVMPWFPSGSTEAYAYCTPEYLFSFGVLLIVGLACAPHVLSNVFAARKTSYFKWAPLVAFSIYLVIMLLIKICGMAVRSMQADGLLSGIVPEGGRVADFALMYGIQAASPSILITGLFAVIVLSAVMSTTDRLMLTVGTTFSWDIFKTMLKPMASERQVVLVSQICVLLAAVISLILAINPPEMLAFLIWLGIGLMLSAFAVPMIAGLYWRRATAAGAIASMLVGLITCLAFGAYYNFIDKLPMHFSIYSLLCSIAAMVIVSLLTKKNSEKALDLTYTGMYLHPKDEPHSSTEQSKE; via the coding sequence ATGGCACTGGCTGAAGGAAGCACATTTATTACGATCGCGCTCATCGCTGTTTACTTTGTAGTTTTACTCGGTATCGGCGTATGGGCATCGAAGAAGATCAAAAATTCAGAAGACTATATGCTGGCCGGCAGAAGTCTCGGGTTCTGGCTGTTTACCCTGTTGATCGTCTGTTCGATCTGCAGCGGTATGACGCTTGTTGGAACCAGCGGGTTTGGGTTTGCGTCAGGCTGGCCGGGCATTTGGGAACAGATTTTCGTTCCATTGTCGGCGGCGTTTTGTATCATCTTCTTTGGTTCAAAACTCAATAAGATCGGCAGAAAAAGCGGGTGCATGACCATTGTGGATTATTTTGCACTCAGATATGAAAATACGCGGGAGCTTCGCACTCTTTCTGCAATCGCAAGCATTGCAGTTTCACTGGTATATCTCGTCGGGCAGTACACCGCCATCAGTATCGTTTTGATCTGGGCGTTCGGGCTGGAACACTGGCAGGCCCTGCTGATCGCAGGGGTCATCATCACCGCATATACCGTTATCGGCGGCCTGTATGCCGTCTCCTGGACGGGACTCGTTCAGGGTCTGATTCTTATCTTCGGCGTGATTCTCGTAGCACCGTTCATCCTGACCTATGCAGGAGGTCTCGAGCATATTAACACGGTTCTCGCAACGATCGATCCGAATCTGGTCATGCCCTGGTTCCCGTCGGGAAGCACGGAAGCATACGCCTATTGTACACCTGAATATCTGTTCTCGTTTGGCGTGCTGCTGATTGTAGGTCTCGCCTGTGCACCGCACGTTCTCTCGAACGTGTTTGCTGCGAGAAAAACGTCCTACTTCAAGTGGGCGCCGCTTGTGGCATTCTCGATCTACCTCGTGATCATGCTTTTGATCAAGATCTGCGGTATGGCGGTCAGATCCATGCAGGCGGACGGCCTCCTTTCCGGGATTGTGCCGGAAGGCGGACGGGTCGCGGACTTTGCACTGATGTATGGTATTCAGGCGGCAAGTCCAAGCATCCTGATCACGGGTCTGTTTGCGGTGATCGTTCTCTCGGCAGTTATGTCGACGACCGACCGGCTTATGCTGACGGTTGGAACGACCTTCTCCTGGGATATCTTCAAGACGATGCTCAAACCGATGGCAAGCGAACGTCAGGTGGTTCTCGTGAGTCAGATCTGCGTTCTTCTGGCGGCAGTCATCTCGCTGATTCTGGCAATCAACCCGCCGGAGATGCTCGCCTTCCTGATCTGGCTCGGTATCGGCCTGATGCTTTCAGCATTCGCCGTGCCAATGATCGCCGGTCTCTACTGGAGACGGGCGACCGCAGCGGGCGCGATTGCGAGTATGCTCGTTGGTCTTATCACCTGTCTCGCGTTCGGCGCGTACTACAACTTCATCGACAAGCTGCCGATGCACTTCTCAATCTATTCACTGCTCTGTTCAATCGCCGCGATGGTTATCGTCAGTCTGCTTACGAAGAAGAATTCCGAGAAGGCACTTGATCTGACCTACACAGGCATGTATCTTCATCCAAAGGATGAACCACACTCTTCGACTGAACAGTCAAAAGAGTAA
- a CDS encoding sugar phosphate isomerase/epimerase family protein — translation MDYSISTHCLHSDPLANVLDTLAPYTDYVEIMDDGPHLLTDAELLHSYTYTYSIHAPSRGVNLASVLEPIRRAAVEVIRDTFSIAAEVDAPVVIHPGYIAWEYERELAGKNLRASLAQIRSDATDYGVTYFIENMGNWGYFYLKTPDDIDLLDGALFCLDVGHANECSVLPEFLEVPFSHIHLHDNDGKHDSHSAIGTGNIDFDAVMTKVRENRVCHPVIEVETLEGALESISALEERGYV, via the coding sequence ATGGATTATTCAATCTCGACGCACTGCCTTCACTCGGACCCTCTGGCCAATGTGCTTGACACTCTTGCTCCCTACACGGATTATGTCGAGATCATGGACGACGGCCCCCATCTGCTCACGGACGCCGAACTCCTTCACTCATACACCTATACGTACAGCATCCATGCTCCATCCCGGGGTGTGAATCTTGCCTCGGTCCTGGAACCCATTCGCCGGGCCGCAGTCGAGGTCATCCGGGACACGTTTTCGATTGCGGCCGAGGTCGACGCTCCGGTCGTGATCCACCCGGGATACATCGCATGGGAATATGAGCGAGAGCTTGCCGGTAAAAACCTGCGAGCGTCCCTTGCACAGATCCGGTCGGATGCGACCGATTACGGGGTGACCTACTTTATTGAAAACATGGGGAACTGGGGCTACTTCTATCTCAAGACCCCGGACGACATCGACCTGCTGGACGGCGCTCTTTTCTGTCTGGATGTGGGGCATGCCAACGAGTGCAGTGTCCTGCCCGAGTTTCTGGAGGTGCCGTTCTCCCACATTCACCTCCATGACAACGACGGTAAACACGACAGCCACTCGGCTATTGGAACCGGCAACATCGATTTCGATGCCGTGATGACGAAGGTGCGGGAAAACAGGGTATGCCACCCGGTCATCGAAGTGGAGACGCTGGAAGGAGCGCTTGAAAGCATTTCCGCTCTGGAAGAGAGGGGATACGTATGA
- a CDS encoding DUF5804 family protein, with protein sequence MRLVCIGKAGVDLYRTLSDSETSRHILRFYHPKETPWGVVLEVATVSSGLALASELRWYIMRYMTEVLFEDTEHAVYLTRDLAREVYETRSAALIDGWNISFSVIIMEDGSSARVPDGVPIPDGVVQRFRVWGLAREHP encoded by the coding sequence ATGCGTCTGGTCTGTATTGGAAAAGCAGGTGTGGATCTCTACCGGACCCTCTCGGACTCCGAGACGAGCCGGCACATCCTCCGGTTTTATCACCCGAAAGAGACACCCTGGGGTGTAGTTCTTGAGGTTGCGACCGTTTCCAGCGGACTCGCTCTGGCAAGCGAACTTCGCTGGTACATCATGCGGTATATGACCGAGGTGCTCTTCGAGGACACGGAGCATGCCGTGTACCTCACCCGCGATCTGGCACGAGAGGTGTATGAAACCCGATCGGCCGCGTTAATCGACGGCTGGAATATTTCCTTCAGCGTCATAATCATGGAAGACGGCAGTTCGGCCCGCGTCCCAGACGGCGTGCCGATTCCCGACGGTGTCGTCCAGCGATTCCGTGTATGGGGTCTGGCACGTGAACATCCATAA
- a CDS encoding proteasome-activating nucleotidase, with protein sequence MEEEIPSPNTGRSRESNISPNALDFGDLNDQYAKLRDEALFLKKENDSLHKIIKTTKTENESLRLENNKIRMDNAQLKKENAQLKRLPLFVAVVLEKLGENELYLRQLGNNQEYVTQANPLIYAEVKAGTKVAVNNTLSVVKILGNTIDERVRVMELEEKPAITFADIGGLKNEIIEVREAVEYPLTRPESFEKFGVVPPKGVLLYGPPGTGKTLIAKAVANNAGVPFLRMAGSELVHKYIGEGAQLVRDLFEMARDLAEKNNGVVVFIDEIDAVGSMRTNDGTSGSAEVQRTLMQLLAEMDGFNNRGNIRIMAATNRPDMLDAALLRPGRFDRLIKIPAPDNAARMQIFKVHMKKMEAAGSLSGIDYDELVRMTEGLTGAEIEAICREAGMLAIRNNEDLITGMNFVQAIRKVKHQDKDEERRDIMYI encoded by the coding sequence ATGGAAGAAGAAATACCATCACCCAATACCGGTCGCTCACGCGAATCGAACATCTCCCCCAACGCCCTCGACTTCGGGGACCTCAACGACCAATACGCCAAGTTACGGGACGAAGCTCTTTTCCTGAAAAAAGAGAACGACTCTCTCCATAAAATAATCAAAACGACAAAAACCGAAAACGAGTCCCTCAGGCTGGAGAACAACAAGATCCGGATGGACAATGCGCAGCTCAAGAAGGAGAATGCGCAGCTCAAACGCCTGCCGCTGTTTGTCGCGGTTGTTTTGGAGAAGCTCGGCGAGAATGAGCTTTATCTGCGCCAGCTCGGCAACAATCAGGAGTATGTGACCCAGGCGAACCCGCTGATCTACGCAGAGGTCAAGGCAGGGACCAAAGTTGCCGTCAACAACACTCTCTCGGTCGTGAAGATCCTTGGAAACACCATCGACGAGCGGGTCCGCGTGATGGAGCTTGAAGAGAAGCCCGCGATCACCTTCGCCGACATCGGCGGTCTGAAAAACGAGATCATCGAGGTGCGTGAGGCGGTCGAATATCCGCTTACCCGTCCCGAGTCCTTCGAGAAGTTTGGTGTCGTCCCGCCCAAAGGCGTCCTCCTCTACGGCCCGCCCGGAACCGGCAAGACGCTGATCGCAAAAGCGGTCGCCAATAATGCCGGCGTTCCGTTCCTGAGAATGGCAGGTTCCGAGCTTGTCCACAAATACATCGGTGAAGGCGCCCAGCTGGTTCGCGATCTCTTCGAGATGGCCCGTGATCTTGCCGAGAAAAACAACGGGGTCGTTGTCTTCATCGACGAGATCGACGCGGTCGGCAGTATGCGGACCAACGACGGAACGTCCGGTTCTGCTGAGGTTCAGAGAACCTTAATGCAGCTTCTCGCCGAGATGGACGGGTTCAACAACCGCGGCAATATCCGGATCATGGCGGCGACAAACCGCCCTGATATGCTGGATGCAGCCCTCCTCCGTCCGGGAAGATTCGACCGGCTGATCAAGATCCCGGCCCCCGACAATGCTGCACGGATGCAGATCTTTAAGGTCCACATGAAGAAGATGGAAGCAGCCGGCTCCCTTTCCGGCATCGATTACGACGAACTGGTGCGTATGACCGAAGGTCTGACCGGCGCCGAGATCGAAGCGATCTGCCGCGAGGCGGGAATGCTTGCCATCAGAAACAACGAAGATCTTATCACCGGCATGAACTTCGTCCAGGCGATCCGCAAGGTCAAGCACCAGGACAAGGATGAAGAGCGCCGGGACATAATGTATATCTAA
- a CDS encoding acetate--CoA ligase family protein, with protein sequence MTVKATTMLSEADGYDLLRQFNVPAPAFEIVQTPDDAAKAATKIGYPVVMKIVSPQIIHKSDAGGVIVGIKTDAEAKEAFNKIVTSAKAYDASAEIKGVIVEEMAKSGLELIIGGKIDPAFGRVLTFGLGGTLVEFYKDVGIRLLPCDDEDIRSLIHQIKAYTLIRGYRGQAPLDEEFLFQTLKNACDFFEKNVNVVEFDINPLRLYEKGGCAVDARVIVQDEPVELPAHYDPAKIVPLDYYKPRSVAVIGASDDPTKMGYAVFRNILQFPGKVYPVNNKRDEIQGVKCYPTLSDIPGHVDMVVITVPAQLVPAIMSECGLKGVKMAVVITAGFKEMDEDGRALETRMVEIAKNYGIRIVGPNCLGLILPPFKLDTTYVSTSPLPGDIAFISQSGAIVNAVVGISLSEGSEMGYSEVVSVGNQCDLDFLDYMSYAARDPHTKSIILYVEEIKNGVAFMEMAKEITQTKPIVAIKAGSSKRGQAAAASHTGSLSGSFDVYMEAFRKCGVVPVKTLPGAFQVAKALGDLKKPLTGRRAVVITNAGGFAVLSNDYAETWGIEIIDLPKHIIDELNTFLPPFWNKNNPIDLLGDATEARFRGVFDVLCKNEDLWDMAILVNFPNKVLAPDRVAQILIDNSKRTDNLLVGTFVGGDCLKPGVDLLKKNNILVFEELEFTYRALGHLSWTADR encoded by the coding sequence ATGACAGTCAAAGCTACCACAATGCTCTCTGAAGCAGACGGATATGACCTTCTGCGTCAGTTTAATGTACCTGCTCCGGCCTTTGAGATCGTCCAAACTCCGGACGATGCTGCAAAAGCCGCAACAAAAATCGGTTATCCCGTAGTAATGAAAATCGTCTCCCCCCAGATCATCCACAAAAGCGATGCGGGCGGAGTGATTGTCGGGATCAAAACGGATGCTGAAGCAAAAGAAGCATTCAATAAAATCGTAACCTCTGCAAAAGCCTATGATGCTTCGGCAGAGATCAAAGGCGTCATCGTTGAAGAGATGGCAAAATCCGGCCTCGAGCTGATCATCGGCGGTAAAATCGATCCGGCATTCGGACGCGTTCTTACCTTCGGTCTCGGCGGCACCCTGGTCGAGTTCTATAAAGATGTCGGGATCCGTCTGCTGCCCTGCGACGATGAAGATATCAGAAGTCTGATCCACCAGATCAAAGCATATACGCTCATCAGAGGATACCGCGGTCAGGCCCCGCTGGATGAGGAGTTCCTCTTCCAGACATTAAAGAACGCCTGCGACTTCTTTGAGAAAAACGTGAATGTCGTCGAGTTCGATATCAACCCCCTCAGACTCTACGAGAAGGGCGGCTGCGCAGTTGATGCACGCGTCATTGTTCAGGACGAACCGGTCGAACTTCCGGCGCACTACGATCCTGCAAAGATCGTACCGCTTGACTACTATAAGCCGAGAAGCGTCGCTGTGATCGGTGCATCCGATGACCCGACCAAAATGGGATACGCGGTGTTCCGCAATATTCTCCAGTTCCCGGGCAAAGTCTATCCGGTGAACAATAAACGCGACGAGATCCAGGGTGTCAAATGCTACCCGACTCTCTCCGATATCCCCGGCCACGTGGATATGGTCGTTATCACCGTTCCTGCTCAGCTCGTTCCGGCGATCATGAGCGAGTGCGGTCTCAAAGGCGTGAAGATGGCGGTCGTGATCACCGCAGGATTCAAGGAGATGGACGAGGATGGTCGTGCGCTTGAGACCCGTATGGTCGAGATCGCCAAAAACTACGGCATTCGTATCGTCGGTCCAAACTGTCTTGGTCTGATCCTTCCGCCCTTCAAACTCGATACAACGTATGTTTCCACTTCGCCTCTGCCGGGAGACATCGCGTTCATTTCCCAGTCCGGAGCTATCGTCAACGCAGTCGTAGGAATATCCCTTTCAGAAGGCTCCGAGATGGGGTACTCCGAGGTCGTTTCGGTCGGTAACCAGTGTGATCTGGACTTCCTGGACTACATGAGTTATGCAGCCCGCGACCCGCACACCAAATCGATCATCCTCTACGTCGAAGAGATCAAAAACGGTGTAGCATTCATGGAGATGGCAAAAGAGATCACCCAGACAAAACCGATCGTCGCGATCAAAGCCGGATCTTCAAAGAGAGGTCAGGCCGCAGCCGCTTCCCACACCGGTTCCCTTTCCGGTTCGTTCGACGTCTACATGGAGGCCTTCAGAAAGTGCGGTGTTGTTCCGGTCAAGACCCTTCCGGGCGCATTCCAGGTCGCAAAGGCCCTTGGCGATCTGAAAAAGCCGCTGACCGGCCGTCGTGCTGTCGTAATCACCAATGCCGGTGGATTTGCCGTTCTTTCCAATGACTACGCCGAGACCTGGGGCATCGAGATCATCGATCTGCCCAAGCACATCATCGATGAGCTGAACACCTTCCTCCCGCCGTTCTGGAACAAGAACAACCCGATCGATCTCTTAGGCGATGCCACCGAGGCACGTTTCAGAGGCGTCTTCGATGTTCTGTGCAAGAACGAGGATCTCTGGGATATGGCGATCCTCGTCAACTTCCCGAACAAGGTTCTGGCACCCGACCGGGTCGCCCAGATCCTGATCGACAACTCGAAACGCACGGACAATCTGCTGGTTGGAACCTTCGTCGGTGGAGACTGCTTAAAGCCGGGTGTCGATCTCTTGAAGAAGAACAATATCCTGGTCTTCGAGGAGCTGGAGTTTACCTACCGTGCCCTCGGACACCTGAGCTGGACTGCAGATCGCTGA
- a CDS encoding YwbE family protein, translating into MKKGNLRSNIHPGDAVAIILKKDQPTGALTFGRVAEILTNSQTHPHGIKVRLTDGSVGRVQEIY; encoded by the coding sequence ATGAAAAAGGGAAATCTGCGCAGTAATATTCATCCGGGAGATGCGGTGGCAATAATCCTGAAAAAAGATCAGCCGACGGGTGCGCTTACGTTCGGGCGGGTCGCAGAGATCCTGACAAACTCACAAACCCACCCCCACGGGATAAAAGTCAGGCTCACCGACGGATCGGTCGGCCGGGTGCAGGAGATCTACTGA
- a CDS encoding small multi-drug export protein: MNEEIPPYYTPSLKIRLAMTFGMFGLLAVFIIWLFAYLPTDQFILGVSLFALYMAPGAGKESVVPVMMGFGFPWWVVLAGIVIIDMTLAVLISFNFDLLLKIPILGQVLMFFTGKTNNLLQRKPWIKGLSVGGLLIFMYVPFMGSSAIDTSIIGRLLSIHPKIILPIVLVGSILATLTMAFGASAIINLWFVHPLYAIGAVAGVIACGALIYFGWKKFTARRFPKKE; this comes from the coding sequence ATGAACGAAGAGATCCCTCCATATTACACCCCTTCGCTGAAGATACGGCTGGCGATGACCTTTGGGATGTTCGGGCTTCTTGCTGTTTTCATCATCTGGCTTTTTGCGTATCTGCCGACCGATCAGTTCATTCTCGGCGTCTCCTTGTTTGCACTCTACATGGCACCGGGAGCAGGAAAAGAAAGTGTCGTCCCGGTGATGATGGGATTTGGTTTTCCCTGGTGGGTGGTGCTTGCAGGTATCGTCATAATCGACATGACGCTTGCGGTGTTGATCTCGTTTAACTTCGATCTGTTGCTGAAGATACCGATCCTTGGTCAGGTTCTGATGTTTTTTACCGGAAAAACAAATAATCTCCTGCAGAGAAAACCATGGATCAAAGGTCTTTCCGTTGGAGGTCTGCTTATTTTCATGTATGTTCCTTTCATGGGGTCGAGTGCGATCGACACCTCGATCATCGGAAGACTGCTTTCGATCCATCCAAAGATCATCCTGCCGATCGTGCTTGTTGGAAGCATCCTTGCGACCCTGACGATGGCATTTGGCGCATCTGCGATCATTAATCTCTGGTTCGTTCACCCGCTGTATGCAATCGGAGCGGTAGCTGGAGTGATCGCCTGCGGTGCTCTGATTTATTTCGGCTGGAAAAAATTTACTGCACGCAGGTTTCCAAAAAAAGAGTGA
- a CDS encoding damage-control phosphatase ARMT1 family protein: protein MKLAPECRTCLLTKVRSQSELVTNDEEVLARVTAECTEVYDRYLENDPRAAVAAGEVHRTCYRLIGSNDPYTEMKRQDNAAAEKVAASVLPKLHTLHDYMTAAIIGNTIDYGVTGHEISTDLAAFFEKMLAKGLALDDSEEFFKLAGRVVYFTDNCDEVIFDKLFCKELRKNGSHVTIVVKEKPMLNDVAVEEAVDIRLGDAADVLLHAGGGAQIGTHPPYFPPKVRDAVDSATLIISKGLANYESLTEYEVRPPVAYLMMVKCDAVGRDIGAKKGDMIAVLRRQ, encoded by the coding sequence ATGAAGTTGGCACCGGAATGCAGGACCTGTCTTCTGACAAAAGTCCGTTCGCAGTCAGAACTCGTTACAAATGACGAGGAGGTTTTAGCGAGAGTCACCGCCGAATGCACGGAGGTATACGATCGCTATCTTGAAAATGATCCGCGGGCGGCCGTCGCTGCAGGCGAGGTCCACCGTACCTGTTATCGGCTGATCGGATCAAACGATCCGTATACGGAGATGAAACGCCAGGACAATGCGGCGGCGGAAAAGGTTGCGGCCTCTGTCCTTCCGAAACTTCACACCCTGCATGACTACATGACGGCTGCGATCATCGGCAATACCATCGATTACGGCGTGACCGGGCATGAGATCTCGACCGATCTGGCGGCATTTTTCGAAAAAATGCTGGCAAAAGGCCTGGCGCTCGATGACTCGGAGGAGTTTTTTAAACTGGCCGGACGGGTGGTCTACTTCACCGACAACTGCGACGAGGTCATCTTCGACAAACTGTTCTGCAAAGAACTGCGAAAGAACGGGTCGCACGTGACGATCGTCGTGAAGGAAAAACCGATGTTAAACGACGTGGCGGTAGAAGAAGCGGTGGATATCCGGCTCGGGGATGCGGCTGACGTTCTTCTTCACGCGGGCGGCGGGGCGCAGATTGGGACGCATCCTCCGTATTTCCCGCCCAAGGTCCGTGACGCGGTCGATTCCGCGACACTGATCATTTCAAAAGGTCTTGCAAACTACGAGAGCCTGACTGAGTATGAGGTCCGGCCGCCGGTTGCCTACCTGATGATGGTGAAATGCGACGCGGTCGGCAGGGATATTGGGGCAAAAAAAGGCGATATGATCGCTGTTTTGAGACGTCAGTAG